In one Cloacibacillus sp. An23 genomic region, the following are encoded:
- a CDS encoding RluA family pseudouridine synthase, whose translation MSSENNEELLINGLSEEGEGERPAPSSFQEFEIAAELSGHRLDFALSRLIGISRAYAQKLIKEGNAALTPERRIKPSVKVAEGDRLGVEIPPAETLDLEPQDVPFEVVYDDEDIIIVNKPAGLVVHPAPGHWSGTLVHGLLFRYPGLGALNGVQRPGIVHRLDATTSGLMVVARSGLAQEGLFKEFKERRVNKEYLALCWGEPPAAEGTVKYPIGRDPYNRLKMACVEDGREAWTDYKKIWTRGGKSLVICRLHSGRTHQIRVHMQALRCPLVGDRLYAPSRPSPFGPERLFLHAWKLGFKHPRTHEDMSFVQPLPPELSSYLEELRAGTNPV comes from the coding sequence ATGTCGTCGGAAAATAACGAAGAGCTTCTGATAAACGGACTGAGCGAAGAGGGGGAGGGCGAGCGGCCCGCTCCCTCTTCTTTTCAGGAGTTCGAGATAGCCGCGGAGCTTTCAGGCCACAGGCTGGATTTCGCGCTCTCGCGTCTCATTGGGATAAGCCGGGCGTACGCGCAGAAGCTCATTAAAGAAGGCAATGCGGCCCTCACGCCCGAGCGGCGTATTAAGCCGTCGGTCAAGGTCGCGGAAGGCGATAGGCTCGGCGTCGAGATCCCCCCCGCGGAGACGCTTGACCTCGAGCCTCAGGATGTACCGTTCGAGGTCGTCTACGACGACGAGGATATAATAATCGTCAATAAACCAGCCGGTCTCGTCGTCCATCCCGCGCCTGGCCATTGGAGCGGTACTCTCGTACACGGCCTGCTGTTCCGTTATCCCGGCCTGGGCGCGCTCAACGGAGTCCAGCGTCCCGGCATAGTCCACAGGCTCGACGCAACTACGTCTGGGCTGATGGTAGTCGCGCGCAGCGGCCTGGCGCAAGAGGGGCTTTTCAAAGAATTCAAGGAAAGGCGAGTAAATAAAGAATACCTCGCTCTCTGCTGGGGAGAGCCGCCGGCGGCGGAAGGGACGGTCAAATACCCGATCGGGCGCGATCCGTACAACAGGCTCAAAATGGCCTGCGTCGAGGACGGGCGAGAGGCGTGGACGGATTATAAGAAAATATGGACGCGAGGCGGAAAGTCGCTTGTCATATGCCGTCTACACAGCGGGCGGACGCATCAGATTCGGGTTCACATGCAGGCTCTGCGTTGCCCGCTTGTCGGAGACAGGCTCTACGCGCCGTCGCGCCCTTCGCCGTTCGGCCCTGAGCGGCTTTTCCTTCACGCGTGGAAGCTCGGCTTCAAACACCCGCGCACGCACGAGGACATGAGCTTCGTTCAGCCTCTCCCGCCAGAGCTATCCTCTTACCTGGAAGAGCTGCGCGCGGGGACTAATCCCGTTTAG